In Candidatus Sysuiplasma acidicola, the following are encoded in one genomic region:
- a CDS encoding retropepsin-like domain-containing protein: MAHRARLKPAGTTCKYLRYEYYSNGKKNKLILPLVQIRIKTEADTVSTTALVDSGANVTLIPQELAEILEVKYEMEKGKPVVIQTTGAGGEFASFETRLKSLSLLKGGKAFWSTFGVPVLVPDKPNSIPYAILGRDLVFGKFDITFFERSQKFTFSP, translated from the coding sequence ATGGCGCACCGCGCGAGGCTTAAGCCTGCTGGGACAACGTGCAAATATCTCAGGTACGAATATTATTCAAATGGCAAAAAGAATAAGTTAATCCTGCCCCTCGTCCAGATTCGAATCAAAACTGAAGCCGACACTGTATCGACTACGGCCTTGGTCGACAGCGGGGCTAATGTCACCTTGATACCTCAGGAGCTGGCTGAAATTCTGGAAGTCAAGTACGAGATGGAAAAGGGAAAGCCTGTCGTTATCCAAACAACTGGCGCTGGTGGCGAATTCGCAAGCTTCGAAACTCGTTTAAAGAGCCTATCGCTCCTTAAAGGAGGTAAGGCGTTCTGGTCTACATTCGGAGTACCGGTACTAGTCCCAGACAAACCAAATTCTATTCCTTATGCAATTCTCGGACGGGACTTAGTGTTTGGTAAGTTTGATATAACTTTCTTTGAGAGAAGTCAGAAGTTTACTTTTTCTCCTTAA